A DNA window from Pseudomonas resinovorans NBRC 106553 contains the following coding sequences:
- a CDS encoding BatD family protein produces MTRLLCTLLLSLLALAVQAAGFTANVDRTRLSEGETVELTLESSDPTLFGKPDLTPLDGDFEVLGTRQINQLGTFNGKNDRATRWIITLQPRQTGFVTIPALKLGEAHSAPITLHVQKAAKQEKSASKLEPVFIEASLDQESVYVQAQAILTLRIYHSVSLYDDSSLSPLQMDDARVEQLGDTRTYEKEINGVRHGVIEVRYALFPQKSGVLDIPPQVFSATLVDPGSDTAYQPFGPRPGKLTRVNSPRIPLTVQPKPAEYPADVPWLPARNLTLTESWSPDPKTVRTGDSLTRSLMLMVEGLSSAQIPPLPATQAEGLRRYPDQPQVGNKVDERGIVGSREEREALVPTRSGRLELPAVNVTWWNTRENRLEHSEIPARTLEVAINPELESGPAPTVETQADGNIPRARLWPWQLACALLACTTFLGFALWWRARRQPAILPTAQTGPSPRTLLDELRRACQSNDPHATRQALDNWARQQPETLADMAARFVPLSDAMDGLNGALYSEAGQHWQGEDLWKAIRALPTPQTEQQATLEPSQLPPLYPR; encoded by the coding sequence ATGACGCGCCTGCTTTGCACCCTCCTCCTCAGTCTGTTGGCACTGGCGGTACAGGCCGCCGGCTTCACCGCCAATGTCGACCGCACGCGCTTGAGCGAAGGAGAGACCGTCGAGCTGACCCTGGAATCTTCCGACCCGACCCTGTTCGGCAAGCCGGACCTGACGCCCCTGGACGGCGACTTCGAGGTACTCGGCACCCGCCAGATCAACCAGCTCGGCACCTTCAACGGCAAGAACGACCGCGCCACTCGCTGGATCATCACCCTGCAACCCAGGCAGACCGGCTTCGTCACCATTCCGGCCCTCAAGCTCGGCGAGGCCCACAGCGCGCCCATCACCCTGCATGTGCAGAAGGCCGCGAAGCAGGAGAAGTCCGCCAGCAAACTGGAGCCGGTATTCATCGAGGCCAGCCTCGACCAGGAAAGCGTCTATGTGCAGGCCCAGGCCATCCTCACCCTGCGTATCTACCATTCCGTGTCGCTCTACGACGACAGCAGCCTCAGCCCGCTGCAGATGGACGATGCCCGCGTCGAGCAGCTTGGCGATACGCGCACCTACGAGAAGGAAATCAATGGCGTACGCCACGGTGTGATCGAGGTGCGCTATGCCCTGTTCCCGCAGAAGAGCGGCGTGCTGGACATACCGCCGCAAGTGTTCAGCGCCACCCTGGTCGACCCGGGCAGCGACACCGCCTACCAGCCGTTCGGCCCGCGCCCGGGCAAGCTGACGCGGGTGAACTCGCCGCGCATCCCGCTGACCGTGCAACCCAAGCCCGCCGAATACCCGGCCGATGTCCCCTGGCTACCGGCGCGCAACCTGACCCTGACCGAATCCTGGAGCCCGGACCCGAAAACCGTGCGCACCGGCGACTCCCTGACCCGTAGCCTGATGTTGATGGTCGAAGGCCTCTCCAGCGCCCAGATCCCACCGCTGCCGGCGACCCAGGCGGAGGGGTTGCGGCGCTACCCGGACCAGCCGCAGGTGGGCAACAAGGTGGACGAGCGCGGGATAGTCGGCAGCCGCGAGGAACGCGAGGCCCTGGTGCCCACCCGCAGCGGCCGCCTGGAACTGCCGGCGGTGAACGTGACCTGGTGGAACACCCGGGAAAACCGCCTGGAACACAGCGAGATTCCCGCCCGCACCCTGGAAGTGGCGATCAATCCCGAACTGGAATCCGGCCCCGCGCCCACGGTCGAAACCCAGGCCGATGGCAACATTCCCCGGGCGCGGCTCTGGCCCTGGCAGCTCGCCTGCGCCCTCCTCGCCTGCACCACCTTCCTCGGCTTCGCCCTGTGGTGGCGCGCACGTCGCCAACCGGCGATCCTGCCCACCGCCCAGACCGGCCCGAGCCCGCGCACCTTGCTGGATGAACTGCGCCGCGCCTGCCAGTCCAACGACCCCCATGCCACCCGCCAGGCCCTGGACAACTGGGCCCGCCAGCAGCCGGAAACCCTCGCCGACATGGCGGCCCGCTTCGTGCCCCTGTCCGACGCCATGGACGGACTGAACGGCGCCCTCTACAGCGAGGCCGGCCAGCACTGGCAGGGCGAAGACCTGTGGAAGGCCATCCGCGCCCTCCCCACGCCCCAGACGGAGCAACAGGCGACCCTGGAACCGAGCCAGTTGCCGCCGCTGTATCCGCGTTGA
- a CDS encoding DUF1302 domain-containing protein: MELKSRKPTLRFAPAKAGFAFVGILPILVAAQAQAVEFSFADGEVAGSLDTTVSYGQLWRVQGQDRTNDDINTNDGNRNFNTGLVSEVYKITSDLEATYKNYGMFVRGTAFYDTQIMDKRNDYLDNNNPVQPSQNFPRDDSFTRETRHKAGRDAQILDAYLYGNWDVADMPLTGRIGKQVFNWGEGIFYRGGINTTNPVDAAKFRLPGSELKEVLVPVEALNFSLGLTDNLSVETFYQFNFKESAIDPVGTYFSETDLFADGGNTAYSTQRALTPLAPLYAGFSAAGVGGLQGGRNVDANGVIKVASVGPDINAKNDGQFGIAFRYIAEELNSTEFGFYFVNYHAKEPTIAANLGAYDGLNLAQIAGQAAVALTPQVQQAVAAQAGISVAQLQAVLANPALNPALAQAYSNALTTAATTAAGGLATMDVANAVQAQREYVEDIRMYGVSFNTTVGNASVFGELAYRPNLPIGIATTNDLLGDLLLQAPQLAAGGVVNIGGTDVQLGDSIHNYERVEAFNSSVGTIYNFGPSLSFDSLFGVAELASEHLRGSSLQYTAFNGQKRYYSGRGNNSYVSGGDRDDQVNKNAYGYTLLLSGTWNDVYAGVNVSPYVVYKDDFEGNSYQTGNFIEGRKAYTLGVKATYLQSLEAELQYTEFFGGGQNNSVRDRDNIGVSVKYSF, encoded by the coding sequence ATGGAGCTCAAGTCCCGCAAGCCCACGTTGCGTTTCGCACCGGCCAAGGCAGGTTTCGCCTTCGTCGGTATCCTGCCGATCCTGGTAGCCGCCCAGGCCCAGGCGGTGGAGTTCAGCTTCGCCGACGGCGAAGTCGCCGGTTCCCTCGACACCACCGTTTCCTACGGCCAACTGTGGCGCGTACAGGGACAGGACAGGACCAACGACGACATCAACACCAACGACGGTAACCGTAACTTCAATACCGGCCTGGTCTCCGAGGTCTACAAGATCACTTCCGACCTGGAAGCGACCTACAAGAACTACGGCATGTTCGTCCGCGGCACTGCGTTCTATGACACCCAGATCATGGACAAGCGCAACGACTACCTGGACAACAACAACCCCGTCCAGCCGAGCCAGAACTTCCCGCGCGACGACAGCTTCACCCGTGAGACCCGCCACAAGGCCGGTCGCGACGCGCAGATCCTCGACGCCTACCTCTACGGCAACTGGGACGTGGCCGACATGCCGCTCACCGGCCGTATCGGCAAGCAGGTATTCAACTGGGGCGAGGGCATCTTCTACCGTGGTGGCATCAACACCACCAACCCGGTCGACGCCGCCAAGTTCCGCCTGCCGGGCTCCGAGCTGAAGGAAGTGCTGGTGCCGGTAGAGGCCCTGAACTTCAGCCTCGGCCTGACCGATAACCTGTCGGTGGAAACCTTCTACCAGTTCAACTTCAAAGAATCGGCCATCGACCCGGTAGGTACCTACTTCTCCGAGACCGACCTGTTCGCCGATGGCGGCAACACCGCTTATTCGACCCAGCGCGCGCTGACTCCGCTCGCGCCGCTGTACGCCGGCTTCAGCGCCGCCGGTGTGGGTGGTCTGCAGGGTGGCCGTAACGTCGACGCCAATGGCGTGATCAAGGTCGCCTCGGTTGGCCCGGACATCAACGCCAAGAACGACGGCCAGTTCGGTATCGCCTTCCGCTACATCGCCGAAGAGCTCAACTCCACCGAGTTCGGTTTCTACTTCGTCAACTACCACGCCAAGGAACCGACCATCGCCGCCAACCTGGGCGCCTACGATGGCCTGAACCTGGCCCAGATCGCAGGTCAGGCAGCCGTTGCCCTGACCCCGCAGGTTCAGCAGGCGGTCGCAGCCCAGGCCGGTATCTCCGTCGCCCAACTGCAGGCCGTGCTGGCCAACCCAGCCCTCAACCCGGCTCTGGCTCAGGCCTACTCCAACGCCCTGACCACCGCCGCCACCACGGCAGCCGGCGGCCTGGCGACCATGGACGTGGCCAACGCCGTCCAGGCCCAGCGCGAATACGTCGAAGACATCCGCATGTACGGCGTCAGCTTCAACACCACCGTCGGCAACGCCTCGGTGTTCGGTGAGCTGGCCTACCGCCCGAACCTGCCGATCGGCATCGCCACCACCAACGACCTGCTGGGCGACCTGCTGCTCCAGGCTCCGCAGCTGGCCGCCGGCGGCGTCGTCAATATCGGCGGCACCGACGTGCAGCTGGGTGACTCGATCCACAACTACGAGCGCGTCGAAGCCTTCAACAGCTCCGTGGGCACCATCTACAACTTCGGCCCGTCGCTGTCCTTCGACTCCCTGTTTGGTGTCGCCGAGCTGGCCTCCGAGCACCTGCGCGGCAGCTCCCTGCAATACACCGCGTTCAACGGCCAGAAGCGCTACTACTCCGGCCGTGGCAACAACTCCTACGTGTCCGGCGGCGACCGCGACGATCAGGTCAACAAGAACGCCTACGGCTACACCCTGCTGCTGTCCGGTACCTGGAACGACGTCTACGCCGGCGTGAACGTTTCCCCCTATGTCGTCTACAAGGACGATTTCGAGGGCAACTCCTACCAGACCGGCAACTTCATCGAGGGTCGCAAGGCCTACACCCTGGGCGTCAAGGCCACCTACCTGCAAAGCCTGGAAGCCGAGCTGCAGTACACCGAATTCTTCGGCGGCGGCCAGAACAACTCCGTACGCGACCGCGACAACATCGGGGTCAGCGTCAAGTACTCCTTCTAA
- a CDS encoding RND family transporter, which produces MSTHHQDKATFLERLIFNNRPAVIVICLLVSIFLFWQALQVRPSTSFEKMIPLQHPFIQKMIEHRNDLANLGNTVRISVEAVDGDIFTKEYMETLRQIHDEVFYISGVDRSGLKSLWSPSVRWTEVTEEGFAGGEVIPQTYDGSPASLEDLRNNVLKSGQIGRLVANNFKSSIIDVPLLESYPDPNDQGKLMKLDYRQFSHELEEKIRDKYQAQNPNVKVHIVGFAKKVGDLIDGLIMVVMFFGIAFLITLVLLYWFTWCIRSTIAVLSTTLVAVIWQLGLMHTVGFGLDPYSMLVPFLIFAIGISHGVQKINGIALQSSDADNALTAARRTFRQLFLPGMIAILADAVGFITLLIIDIGVIRELAIGASIGVAVIVFTNLILLPVAISYVGISKKAIERSKKDAVREHPFWRLLSNFAHPVVAPISVVIALIAFGGGLWYSQNLKIGDLDQGAPELRPDSRYNQDNNFIINNYSTSSDVLVVMVKTAAEGCSTHETLAPVDELMWKMENTPGVQSAISMVTVSKQVIKGMNEGNLKWETLSRNQDVLNNSISRAEGLYNSDCSLAPVLVFLNDHKAETLTRVVTAVQEFAETHDKDGLQFLLAAGNAGIEAATNEVIAQAELTILILVYICVAIMCLITFRSIAATLCIVLPLVLTSVLGNALMAWLGIGVKVATLPVIALGVGIGVDYGIYIYSRLESFLRAGLPLQEAYYQTLRSTGKAVLFTGLCLAIGVATWMFSAIKFQADMGLMLTFMLLWNMFGALWLLPALARFLIKPEKLAGKVGGSLLAH; this is translated from the coding sequence ATGAGTACCCATCACCAGGACAAGGCGACCTTCCTGGAGCGCCTGATCTTCAACAACCGGCCGGCGGTGATCGTCATCTGCCTGCTGGTTAGCATCTTCCTCTTCTGGCAGGCCCTGCAAGTGCGGCCGTCCACCAGCTTCGAGAAGATGATCCCGCTGCAGCACCCCTTCATCCAGAAGATGATCGAGCACCGCAACGACCTGGCCAACCTGGGCAACACCGTGCGTATTTCGGTGGAAGCGGTCGACGGCGACATCTTCACCAAGGAGTACATGGAGACCCTGCGCCAGATCCACGACGAGGTGTTCTACATCTCCGGCGTCGATCGTTCCGGCCTGAAGTCCCTGTGGAGCCCGAGCGTGCGCTGGACCGAGGTGACCGAGGAAGGCTTCGCCGGTGGCGAGGTGATCCCGCAGACCTACGACGGTTCCCCGGCCAGCCTGGAAGACCTGCGCAACAACGTGCTCAAGTCCGGCCAGATCGGTCGCCTGGTGGCCAACAACTTCAAGTCGAGCATCATCGACGTGCCGCTGCTGGAGTCCTATCCGGACCCGAACGACCAGGGCAAGCTGATGAAGCTGGACTACCGCCAGTTCTCCCATGAGCTGGAAGAGAAGATCCGCGACAAGTACCAGGCGCAGAACCCCAACGTGAAGGTTCACATAGTGGGCTTCGCCAAGAAGGTCGGTGACCTGATCGACGGCCTGATCATGGTGGTGATGTTCTTCGGTATCGCCTTCCTGATCACACTGGTGCTGCTCTACTGGTTCACCTGGTGTATCCGCAGCACCATCGCCGTGCTGTCCACCACCCTGGTGGCGGTGATCTGGCAGCTGGGCCTGATGCACACCGTGGGCTTCGGTCTCGATCCCTATTCGATGCTGGTGCCCTTCCTGATCTTCGCCATCGGTATTTCCCACGGCGTACAGAAGATCAACGGTATCGCCCTGCAATCCAGTGACGCCGACAACGCACTGACGGCGGCACGACGCACCTTCCGCCAGCTGTTCCTGCCGGGGATGATCGCGATCCTGGCGGACGCCGTGGGCTTCATCACCCTGCTGATCATCGACATCGGCGTGATCCGCGAGCTGGCCATCGGCGCCTCCATCGGTGTGGCGGTGATCGTGTTCACCAACCTGATCCTGCTGCCGGTAGCGATCTCCTACGTCGGCATCAGCAAGAAGGCCATCGAGCGCAGCAAGAAGGACGCCGTGCGCGAGCATCCGTTCTGGCGCTTGCTGTCCAACTTCGCCCACCCGGTGGTAGCCCCGATCTCCGTGGTCATTGCCCTGATCGCCTTCGGTGGCGGCCTGTGGTACAGCCAGAACCTGAAGATCGGCGACCTCGACCAGGGCGCGCCGGAACTGCGTCCTGACTCGCGCTACAACCAGGACAACAACTTCATCATCAACAACTACTCCACCAGCTCCGACGTGTTGGTCGTGATGGTCAAGACCGCCGCCGAAGGCTGCTCGACCCACGAGACCCTGGCGCCGGTGGACGAGCTGATGTGGAAGATGGAGAACACGCCGGGCGTGCAATCGGCCATCTCCATGGTCACCGTCTCCAAGCAGGTGATCAAAGGGATGAACGAAGGCAACCTGAAGTGGGAAACCCTGTCCCGCAACCAGGACGTGCTGAACAACTCCATCAGCCGCGCCGAAGGCCTGTACAACTCCGACTGCTCCCTGGCGCCGGTCCTGGTGTTCCTCAACGACCACAAGGCCGAGACCCTGACCCGCGTCGTGACCGCCGTGCAGGAATTCGCCGAGACCCACGACAAGGACGGCCTGCAGTTCCTCCTGGCAGCCGGCAACGCCGGTATCGAAGCGGCCACCAACGAGGTGATCGCCCAGGCCGAGCTGACCATCCTGATCCTGGTGTACATCTGCGTCGCGATCATGTGCCTGATCACCTTCCGCTCCATCGCCGCCACCCTTTGCATCGTGCTGCCGCTGGTGCTCACCTCGGTGCTGGGCAACGCGCTGATGGCCTGGCTGGGTATCGGCGTGAAGGTGGCGACCCTGCCGGTGATCGCCCTGGGCGTGGGTATCGGTGTCGACTACGGCATCTACATCTACAGCCGCCTGGAGAGCTTCCTGCGTGCCGGCCTGCCGCTGCAGGAGGCCTACTACCAGACCCTGCGCTCCACCGGTAAAGCGGTGCTCTTCACCGGCCTGTGCCTGGCCATCGGTGTCGCCACCTGGATGTTCTCGGCGATCAAGTTCCAGGCCGACATGGGCCTGATGCTGACCTTCATGCTCCTCTGGAACATGTTCGGCGCCCTCTGGCTGCTGCCGGCCCTGGCGCGCTTCCTGATCAAGCCCGAGAAGCTGGCGGGCAAGGTCGGCGGATCGCTGCTGGCCCACTGA
- a CDS encoding VWA domain-containing protein, which yields MSALWPIWLRPAWLLLLPLMAWLLWLLWHRERRSGRWEQLLPRAFQPWLLSGGGMRNNRLPWLALGLAWLLCVLALLGPSWQQMEQSTQKRADPLVVMLELTPSMLAGDIAPSRLEQAKRKLRDLLDARRDAQTAIVVYAGSAHSLVPLSDDLMTSLNLIDSLKPSIMPQPGQRADLAVEKALRLLEQGAQGEGRLLLITSGLDPQEQTGIRKALGSRGERLAILGIGTAAGAPIAQEDGGFLKDAQGAILLPKLDSTQLRRFAADLDGRYASAQLDEADLHRLDLLDGPGSLRDSGEIARLASWADQGHWLLLPLLLIAACAGRRGWLFCLPLLFALPQPTMAMDFQDLWLRPDQQGQRLLEAQRPAEAAQRFDDVRWQGLALYQAGDYAEAAARFAQGDSAADHYNRGNALARSGELEAAIDAYDSALERQPDLAVAKKNKALVEELLRQREVEAAANKEQQDDREQSDEQGEQSAAQQPGEQDAEENPAQPAEGQAQTDNQTRSATDGTAEDALQEGSEISQQASNEPLGDERRQALEQWLRQIPDDPAELLRRKFWYEQQQRQEEQ from the coding sequence ATGAGCGCGCTCTGGCCGATCTGGCTGCGCCCCGCCTGGCTGCTGTTGCTGCCGCTGATGGCCTGGCTGCTCTGGCTGCTCTGGCACCGCGAGCGGCGCAGCGGCCGCTGGGAGCAGCTGCTGCCCCGCGCCTTCCAGCCCTGGCTGCTCAGTGGCGGCGGCATGCGCAACAATCGGCTGCCCTGGCTGGCCCTGGGCCTGGCCTGGCTGCTCTGCGTGCTGGCCCTGCTCGGCCCCAGCTGGCAGCAGATGGAGCAGAGCACCCAGAAGCGTGCCGATCCGCTGGTGGTGATGCTCGAACTGACGCCCTCCATGCTCGCTGGCGATATCGCCCCGAGCCGCCTGGAGCAAGCCAAGCGCAAGCTGCGCGACCTGCTGGACGCCCGCCGCGATGCGCAGACGGCGATCGTCGTCTACGCGGGCAGCGCCCACAGCCTGGTGCCGCTGTCCGACGACCTGATGACCAGCCTCAACCTGATCGACTCGCTGAAGCCCTCGATCATGCCGCAGCCGGGGCAACGTGCCGACCTGGCGGTGGAGAAGGCCCTCCGTCTGCTGGAGCAGGGCGCCCAGGGCGAGGGTCGGCTATTGCTGATCACCAGCGGCCTCGACCCGCAGGAACAAACCGGCATTCGCAAGGCCCTCGGCTCCCGTGGCGAGCGCCTGGCCATCCTCGGCATCGGCACCGCCGCCGGCGCCCCCATCGCCCAGGAAGACGGCGGCTTCCTCAAGGACGCCCAGGGCGCCATCCTCCTGCCCAAGCTCGACAGCACCCAGCTGCGCCGCTTCGCCGCCGACCTCGACGGCCGCTACGCCAGCGCCCAGCTGGACGAAGCCGACCTGCACCGCCTCGACCTGCTGGATGGTCCGGGCAGCCTGCGCGACAGCGGCGAGATAGCCCGCCTGGCATCCTGGGCCGACCAGGGCCACTGGCTGCTGCTGCCGCTGCTGCTGATCGCCGCCTGCGCCGGCCGCCGTGGCTGGCTGTTCTGCCTGCCGCTGCTGTTCGCGCTGCCGCAACCGACCATGGCCATGGACTTCCAGGACCTCTGGCTACGCCCCGACCAGCAGGGCCAGCGCCTGCTCGAAGCCCAGCGCCCGGCCGAGGCCGCGCAGCGCTTCGACGACGTGCGCTGGCAGGGCCTGGCGCTCTACCAGGCCGGCGACTACGCCGAGGCCGCCGCCCGCTTCGCCCAGGGCGACAGCGCGGCGGACCACTACAATCGTGGCAACGCACTGGCCCGCAGCGGTGAACTGGAAGCGGCGATCGATGCCTACGACTCGGCCCTGGAGCGCCAGCCCGACCTCGCCGTCGCGAAGAAAAACAAGGCCCTGGTGGAAGAACTGCTGCGCCAGCGCGAGGTCGAAGCAGCCGCCAACAAGGAGCAGCAGGACGACAGGGAACAGTCCGACGAGCAGGGCGAGCAGAGCGCGGCGCAACAGCCGGGCGAACAGGACGCCGAAGAAAACCCCGCGCAACCGGCCGAGGGCCAGGCCCAGACGGACAACCAGACCCGCTCGGCCACCGACGGCACCGCGGAAGACGCCCTGCAGGAAGGCAGCGAGATTTCCCAGCAGGCCAGCAACGAGCCCCTCGGCGACGAACGTCGCCAGGCCCTGGAACAATGGCTGCGGCAGATTCCGGACGATCCCGCCGAACTGTTGCGCCGCAAGTTCTGGTACGAACAGCAACAGCGCCAGGAAGAACAGTGA
- a CDS encoding DUF1329 domain-containing protein, producing MLKKLSLISAAVALALTASSALAQVSAQEAAKLGTTLTPFGAEKAGNAAGTIPAWTGGITEIPAGYKPGMHHPDPFPEDKPLFTITKANLDQYKANLTPGQIALFNAYPNSFQMPVYQTRRSGSAPQWIYDNTIKNATTAKLLDGGNGFSDAYGGIPFPIPQNGVEALWNHITRYRGNYIVRRASEVAVQRNGDFSLVTSQQEALFKYYNPKGSYADLNNILFYYLSFTKSPARLAGGATLVHETLDQVKEPRQAWAYNAGQRRVRRAPNLAYDTPIAAADGLRTADDTDMFNGAPDRYDWKLVGKKEIYIPYNNYKVSSPSVKYKDLLQPGHLNPAVTRNELHRVWVVEGTLKPGARHIYSKRTLFLDEDSWQAAVVDQYDGRGELWRVSVAYLKNYYELPTTWSALDVFHDLQARRYHVQNLDNEEPTTIDFNQAVPDDGYFKPSALRRRGTR from the coding sequence ATGCTGAAAAAGCTTTCGCTGATTAGCGCCGCGGTAGCGCTGGCGCTCACCGCCAGCAGCGCCCTGGCGCAGGTCTCGGCCCAGGAAGCCGCCAAGCTCGGCACCACCCTGACCCCCTTCGGCGCCGAAAAGGCCGGCAACGCAGCCGGCACCATTCCGGCCTGGACCGGTGGCATCACCGAGATCCCGGCGGGCTACAAGCCTGGCATGCACCATCCGGATCCGTTCCCGGAAGACAAGCCGCTGTTCACCATCACCAAGGCCAACCTGGACCAGTACAAGGCCAACCTGACCCCGGGTCAGATCGCCCTGTTCAACGCCTACCCGAACAGCTTCCAGATGCCGGTCTACCAGACCCGCCGTTCCGGCTCCGCGCCGCAATGGATCTACGACAACACCATCAAGAACGCCACCACCGCCAAACTGCTGGACGGCGGCAACGGCTTCTCCGATGCCTACGGCGGCATTCCGTTCCCGATCCCGCAGAACGGCGTGGAAGCCCTGTGGAACCACATCACCCGTTACCGCGGCAACTACATCGTGCGTCGCGCCTCCGAAGTGGCCGTGCAGCGCAACGGTGACTTCTCCCTGGTGACCTCGCAGCAGGAAGCCCTGTTCAAGTACTACAACCCGAAGGGTTCGTACGCTGACCTGAACAACATCCTCTTCTACTACCTGTCCTTCACCAAGAGCCCGGCTCGCCTGGCTGGTGGCGCCACCCTGGTCCACGAAACCCTCGACCAGGTGAAGGAGCCGCGTCAGGCCTGGGCTTACAACGCCGGCCAACGCCGCGTGCGCCGTGCGCCGAACCTGGCCTACGACACCCCGATCGCCGCCGCCGACGGCCTGCGTACCGCCGACGACACCGACATGTTCAACGGTGCCCCGGATCGCTACGACTGGAAACTGGTGGGCAAGAAGGAAATCTACATCCCGTACAACAACTACAAGGTCTCCAGCCCTTCGGTTAAGTACAAGGACCTGCTGCAACCGGGCCACCTGAACCCGGCCGTTACCCGCAACGAACTGCACCGTGTGTGGGTCGTGGAAGGCACCCTGAAGCCGGGCGCCCGTCACATCTACTCCAAGCGCACCCTGTTCCTCGACGAGGACAGCTGGCAAGCCGCAGTGGTTGACCAGTACGACGGCCGTGGCGAACTGTGGCGTGTATCGGTGGCCTACCTGAAGAACTACTACGAGCTGCCGACCACCTGGTCCGCGCTGGATGTGTTCCACGACCTGCAGGCCCGCCGCTACCACGTACAGAACCTGGACAACGAAGAGCCGACCACCATCGACTTCAACCAGGCGGTCCCGGACGATGGCTACTTCAAGCCGTCCGCCCTGCGTCGCCGCGGTACTCGTTGA
- a CDS encoding YCF48-related protein, whose translation MSEPVMRRTSSGLHKPTFRFQSPLAKALSLFSVLSALAVGAAPITASALAADAPVLSIESPKAVSSLLLDVAHAGKRLVAVGDRGHILYSDDNGKSWTQAKVPTRQMLAAVYFVDDKKGWAVGHDSQILASEDGGATWTLQFEDLEREAPLLDVWFKDASTGFAVGAYGALLTTQDGGKNWEDVSDRLDNEDQYHLNAITAVKDSGLFVVGEAGSMFRSADWGQTWERLEGPYEGSLFGVLGTAEPGVVIAYGLRGHLFRSTDFGGTWDTVSLKTTSGDLEFGLSGGALLPDGTLVVVGHGGSVLKSIDNGRSFTVVNRSDRLSLASVIADEKGNLILVGQGGVRVASPTGAELGQL comes from the coding sequence ATGAGTGAGCCCGTCATGCGGCGCACCTCGTCCGGCCTCCACAAGCCGACGTTCCGCTTCCAATCGCCGCTGGCCAAAGCGCTCTCGCTGTTCAGTGTGCTCTCCGCCCTGGCTGTAGGCGCTGCGCCCATCACCGCATCCGCGCTGGCCGCCGATGCACCGGTCCTCTCCATCGAATCGCCCAAGGCCGTCAGCAGCCTGCTGCTCGATGTCGCCCATGCCGGCAAGCGCCTGGTGGCCGTTGGCGACCGTGGCCATATCCTTTATTCCGACGACAACGGCAAGTCCTGGACCCAGGCCAAGGTGCCTACCCGCCAGATGCTCGCCGCGGTCTATTTCGTTGACGACAAGAAAGGCTGGGCCGTTGGCCACGACTCGCAGATCCTCGCCAGCGAGGACGGCGGCGCGACCTGGACCCTGCAGTTCGAAGACCTGGAGCGCGAAGCGCCCCTGCTGGACGTCTGGTTCAAGGACGCCAGCACCGGCTTCGCCGTGGGTGCCTACGGCGCCCTGCTGACCACCCAGGATGGCGGCAAGAACTGGGAAGACGTCAGCGACCGTCTCGACAACGAAGACCAGTACCACCTCAACGCCATCACCGCGGTGAAGGACTCCGGCCTGTTCGTGGTGGGGGAGGCGGGCAGCATGTTCCGCTCCGCCGACTGGGGCCAGACCTGGGAACGCCTCGAAGGCCCGTACGAAGGCTCGTTGTTCGGCGTGCTCGGCACCGCCGAGCCGGGCGTGGTCATCGCCTACGGCCTGCGTGGCCACCTGTTCCGCTCCACTGATTTCGGCGGCACCTGGGACACCGTGTCGCTGAAAACCACCAGCGGCGATCTGGAGTTCGGCCTGTCCGGCGGCGCCCTGCTGCCCGACGGCACCCTGGTGGTGGTCGGCCATGGCGGCAGCGTGCTCAAGAGCATCGACAATGGCCGCAGCTTCACTGTGGTGAACCGCAGCGACCGCCTGTCGCTTGCCAGCGTCATCGCTGATGAAAAGGGCAACCTGATTCTGGTGGGACAGGGCGGTGTACGCGTAGCGTCCCCGACCGGCGCCGAGCTGGGCCAACTATAA